In Perca fluviatilis chromosome 14, GENO_Pfluv_1.0, whole genome shotgun sequence, a genomic segment contains:
- the dennd4c gene encoding DENN domain-containing protein 4C isoform X1, with amino-acid sequence MIEDKGHRVTDYFVVAGLTDKSTPLEQDLSETKSSGPKAPITDLAVINRSAGETVPEGFTCIDSTYSGQPANLNHGSLKSPELFLCYKRGRGKSPLIDIGVLYEGKERLIQGCEIIQATPYGRCANVNNSSATSQRIFITLRRAPPVQPQNSLAVTDICVIVTSKGEIPPHTFCKVDKNLNCGMWGSNVFLCYKKSVSASNSISYKAGLIFRYPEEDYESFPLSESVPLFCLPMGAKIECWAPNTPDPLPVFSTFVLTISSGEKVYGAAIQFYEPHPVDQLSEKQKIQLGLLTTVEKKVIPNRPVNTNKCICLLSRWPFFESFRKFLMFLYKLSVSGPHPLPIEKHISHFMHNVSFPSPQRPRILVQLSAHDTLILSQPVCTPLPLSGADYGTLLMNLGSENCATLLHFVLLESKILLHSLRPAVLTGVAEAVVAMIFPFQWQCPYIPLCPLSLAGVLNAPCPFIVGVDSRYFDLYDPPPDVVCVDLDTNTIYLSDEKRHSNWKNLPKKPCKSLVNSLSNLHHQLATVFSVRQAAQENSAVDMTPIEADFTWHKRRTAVEMEIQEAFLRFMASILKGYRSYLKPITQAPSEKATAADSLYDLQGFLKSRDRAHQKFYSQLTKTQIFIRFIEECTFVSDKDTGLAFFDDCVEKLFPSDKITDKGTKVEGESSEDTRLLELDESQKSEHTVFVMPAEPPVGDGTEPAPRYIYKGFPRLQMELFDRPRELLPALSSRTAGASVSSSPALLAKRTKQEIKLAYKMAKRFYSSPPEWAKCLFSHCYSLWFICLPAAVRLSKSKSRAMQQAYNVLLKMRTTEVEVLDEVCYRVVMQLCGLWGLPVMAVRVLVEMKKAGVHPNAITYGYYNKAVLESPWPSRNRSGLFMWTKLRNVLRGVTQFKHAPDRTSSKKSPTLSATGGSAVTDADRLSHGSADSSSEVNGEEHNLFAHSTGTKDTTDNSCSTGRQSDQGYGSKDELHQVLAEPSHTAVLSVEERNNSKAQHNGGDIASSVDSVVALAEPPSPVDGLSSVPSIVKLSTGSFDGGRETGTGKLFRRHSKTDNVSLPDDDASLPSGDVANLPQQQRQKSFAERSCSFSVETRAGMLLEKGVDHMASQMGADARILAAALCAGQSPPPNSVPKALFKDLQEEPEDDRGLTLVKLPEEEEPGAPEEEKGDDEKVERTELKMEKRERKHTETNEEDSGLRGPTLERADVKVGADPLSLLVTESEESASVTSQEPPRSVPAVVSRNLAEEIEMYMSLRSPLGVKSSSMELQQAQGDSTDSPQPKLSLERRSSLPVPPVKTPAGSPGDTPKRSPTTVTRSKTFAAKTKTPGSAVGSPGIRSSSLTALVKSSQGGSLGSVINSISGIKMDTLLSGPKIDVFKSSMKQAANVASKVWGAVASAYSYSDDEDEQAQGGGGFPSHLDEHMLAAHDIDDSPERGVIPGLVANGLNQSCTSLGSSSGSSDTGRGTHQTHPTPGRAGRGPDSEQSSSHHASSSSIYQNCALEVLMSSCSQCRSCEALVYDEEIMAGWTADDSNLNTNCPFCRTAFLPLLHVEFHDLRTATGFYMNPSASGDSIHSYSTQPTASSSADIKTPDLISFPEEELRETSDNLPGTHKSLIPEPAQSDPLGLLEHEAAGKQQRCSGTSLTRSNSVGGPLQSLDYSQRPGHGVSTTSLPCSLQEVSDGMGTKRPNPKPVSVPYLSPLVLRKELETLLENEGDQVIYTHKFLSQHPIIFWNLVWYFRRLDLHTHLPGLILTSEHCNKGVQLPLTSLSQDSKQVYVQLLWDNINLHQEHGEPLYLLWRTLLEKKGTLAPTDHQEIRTLLNTIVRNIQTNDVYGPINLLIREIKRRPDGVKRQRSIYREILFLSLVALGKENIDVEAFDREYRLAYDQLSAEQLKSLHRIDRPPSPSVQWCLKCFGTPVI; translated from the exons ATGATCGAGGACAAGGGTCACCGTGTGACCGACTACTTTGTGGTGGCCGGGCTGACCGACAAGTCCACGCCCCTGGAGCAGGACCTGTCGGAGACCAAGTCCAGTGGGCCCAAAGCACCCATCACCGACTTGGCCGTCATTAACAGGTCGGCGGGAGAAACCGTGCCCGAGGGCTTCACTTGCATCGACAGCACCTACAGCGGCCAGCCAGCCAACCTTAATCATGGCAGTCTTAAGAGCCCCGAGCTGTTTCTGTGCTACAAGAGGGGTCGAGGGAAGTCTCCTCTCATTGACATTGG CGTGCTGTATGAGGGTAAGGAGCGTCTGATCCAGGGCTGTGAGATCATTCAGGCCACGCCGTACGGCCGCTGCGCCAACGTCAACAACAGCTCCGCCACCTCGCAGCGCATCTTCATCACCTTACGCCGAGCGCCGCCCGTCCAGCCTCAGAACTCCCTCGCAGTGACCGACATCTGCGTTATTGTCACGAGCAAAGGCGAGATACCACCACATACCTTTTGCAAGGTGGACAAGAACCTCAACTGTGGCATG TGGGGCTCCAATGTGTTCCTGTGCTACAAGAAATCAGTCTCTGCATCCAATTCCATCAGTTACAAAGCTG GTCTCATCTTTCGTTACCCAGAAGAAGACTACGAGTCTTTTCCTCTGTCAGAATCTGTCCCTCTGTTTTGTTTACCCATGGGTGCTAAGATCGAGTGTTGGGCACCAAACACACCTGATCCTCTGCCCGTCTTCTCCACGTTCGTCTTAACCATCTCTTCCGGTGAAAAG GTGTATGGAGCAGCCATCCAGTTCTACGAGCCACATCCGGTGGATCAGTTGAGCGAGAAGCAGAAGATCCAGCTGGGCCTGCTCACCACGGTGGAGAAGAAGGTGATCCCCAACCGTCCTGTGAACACCAATAAATGCATCTGCCTGCTCTCCCGCTGGCCATTCTTTGAGTCCTTCCGCAAGTTCCTGATGTTCCTCTACAAGCTCTCCGTCTCAGGCCCACACCCGCTGCCTATTGAAAA GCACATCTCACACTTCATGCACAATGTGTCATTTCCTTCTCCTCAAAGGCCAAGAATACTGGTCCag CTTTCGGCACATGACACCTTGATCCTCTCCCAGCCTGTGTGTACACCCTTACCACTCAG CGGGGCCGACTACGGCACTCTGCTGATGAATCTGGGCTCAGAGAACTGCGCCACGCTGCTGCACTTTGTCCTGCTGGAGAGCAAGATCCTGCTGCACTCGCTCCGGCCCGCTGTGCTCACCGGAGTGGCCGAGGCTGTGGTGGCT ATGATCTTCCCCTTCCAGTGGCAGTGTCCCTACATCCCCCTGTGCCCGCTCTCTCTAGCAGGCGTCCTCAACGCTCCCTGTCCATTCATAGTGGGCGTGGACTCCCGCTACTTTGACCTTTACGACCCCCCGCCAGATGTTGTCTGTGTGGATCTGGACACCAACACTATCTACCT TTCTGATGAAAAGAGACACAGCAACTGGAAGAACCTCCCAAAGAAGCCCTGCAAGAGTCTGGTTAACTCCCTGAGCAACTTGCACCACCAGCTGGCCACGG ttttttcagtACGTCAAGCAGCACAGGAGAACTCCGCAGTGGACATGACCCCCATCGAGGCAGACTTCACCTGGCACAAgaggaggacagctgtggagaTGGAAATCCAGGAGGCCTTCCTTCGCTTCATGGCCTCCATCCTGAAGGGCTACCGCTCCTACCTCAAACCCATCACCCAGGCACCCTCCGAAAAGGCCACGGCCGCAGACTCCCTCTACGACCTGCAAG GGTTTCTCAAAAGCAGAGACCGAGCCCACCAGAAGTTCTACTCCCAGCTCACCAAGACCCAGATCTTCATCCGCTTCATTGAGGAGTGCACCTTTGTCAGTGACAAGGACACTGGCCTGGCCTTTTTTGACGACTGTGTCGAGAag CTTTTTCCCTCTGATAAAATCACCGACAAGGGCACCAAG GTTGAAGGGGAGTCATCTGAGGACACGAGGCTGTTGGAACTGGACGAGTCCCAGAAGAGCGAACACACTGTTTTTGTCATGCCCGCTGAACCTCCAGTTGGCGATGGAACTGAACCCGCCCCCAGATACAT CTACAAAGGTTTCCCCAGGCTGCAGATGGAGCTGTTTGACCGTCCTCGGGAGTTACTCCCAGCACTCAGCAGCAGAACAGCCGGGGCCAGCGTGTCCAGCAGCCCTGCACTACTGGCTAAGAGGACGAAGCAG GAGATTAAGCTAGCATACAAGATGGCTAAGCGCTTCTACTCCAGTCCTCCGGAGTGGGCCAAGTGTCTGTTCAGTCACTGCTACAGCCTGTGGTTCATCTGCCTACCGGCAGCCGTGCGACTCTCCAAGTCTAAAAGCCGTGCCATGCAGCAGGCGTACAACGTCCTCCTGAAGATGAGGACCACTGAGGTGGAGGTGCTGGATGAG GTGTGTTACAGAGTGGTGATGCAGCTCTGCGGTTTGTGGGGTCTTCCCGTCATGGCTGTGCGAGTCCTGGTTGAGATGAAGAAAGCCGGAGTACATCCGAACGCCATCACATATGGATACTACAACAAG GCCGTCTTAGAGAGCCCGTGGCCGAGCAGGAACCGCAGTGGCCTCTTTATGTGGACCAAGCTTCGTAATGTGCTTCGTGGAGTGACCCAGTTCAAGCACGCTCCAGACCGAACATCTTCCAAGAAGAGCCCCACACTTAGTGCCACAG GTGGGTCAGCAGTCACCGACGCTGACCGTCTGAGTCATGGAAGTGCCGACAGCTCAAGTGAGGTCAACGGCGAGGAACACAACCTGTTTGCGCACAGCACCGGCACGAAAGACACAACCGACAACAGCTGTAGCACAG GAAGGCAGTCTGATCAAGGCTACGGCTCCAAGGATGAGTTACACCAGGTGCTGGCAGAGCCTTCACATACAGCCGTCCTTTCCGTGGAAGAGAGAAACAATTCCAAAGCACAGCATAATG GAGGTGACATTGCTAGCTCGGTGGACAGTGTTGTAGCACTAGCAGAGCCCCCCAGTCCTGTTGATGGGCTCTCGTCTGTCCCCAGTATTGTGAAGCTGTCCACAGGGAGCTTTGATGGTGGCAGGGAAACAG GTACAGGGAAGCTGTTCAGGAGACACAGCAAGACTGATAATGTGTCTCTCCCTGATGATGATGCCTCGCTGCCATCAGGAGATGTAGCTAACCTGCCTCAACAGCAGCGGCAGAAATCCTTTGCTGAACGCAGCTGTAGCTTCAGCGTTGAAACCCGTGCTGGGATGCTCCTAGAGAAAGGCGTGGACCACATGGCCAGTCAGATGGGTGCCGATGCCCGTATCCTGGCTGCAGCGCTCTGTGCAGGCCAAAGTCCACCCCCTAATAGTGTGCCCAAAGCACTTTTTAAAGACCTGCAGGAAGAGCCTGAAGATGATCGGGGCTTGACACTGGTGAAGCtgccagaggaagaggagccagGAGCACCAGAAGAAGAGAAGGGAGATGATGAAAAGGTAGAAAGGACTGAGTTAAAAATGGAGAAACGAGAAAGGAAGCACACTGAAACAAACGAGGAGGACTCTGGGTTGCGCGGGCCGACCCTGGAGAGGGCGGATGTGAAGGTGGGTGCTGACCCGCTTTCCCTCCTGGTGACTGAGAGCGAAGAGTCAGCCTCGGTTACCAGCCAGGAGCCACCGCGCTCCGTGCCCGCTGTGGTGTCCCGCAACCTGGCCGAGGAGATCGAAATGTACATGAGCCTGAGAAGCCCCCTGGGTGTGAAGTCCTCCAGCATGGAGCTCCAGCAGGCCCAGGGAGACTCCACTGACTCCCCACAGCCCAAACTGTCTCTGGAACGCAGGTCTAGCCTCCCCGTGCCTCCTGTAAAAACCCCAGCTGGCTCCCCAGGCGACACACCCAAACGCAGCCCCACCACTGTTACTCGCTCTAAGACTTTTGCAGCAAAGACAAAGACCCCCGGCAGCGCCGTGGGTAGCCCGGGTATTAGATCGTCCTCACTGACGGCGCTGGTCAAGTCCTCCCAGGGAGGGTCGCTGGGCTCAGTCATCAACTCCATTTCAGGCATCAAGATGGACACCCTCTTGTCGGGACCTAAAATCGATGTGTTTAAGTCAAGCATGAAACAGGCGGCAAATGTAGCCAGCAAAGTGTGGGGAGCAGTTGCTTCAGCGTACTCTTACTCAGATGACGAG GATGAACAAGCTCAGGGCGGTGGCGGCTTCCCGTCCCATCTGGATGAGCACATGCTGGCTGCACATGACATAGATGACAGCCCTGAGAGAGGGGTCATCCCAGGCTTGGTGGCCAACGGCCTCAACCAGAGCTGCACCAGCCTgggcagcagcagtggcagcagtgaCACAGGCCGAGGGACCCACCAGACAC aTCCGACCCCAGGACGAGCAGGCAGGGGTCCAGACTCTGAGCAAAGCTCCTcacatcacgcttcctcctcgaGCATTTACCAGAACTGTGCACTGGAG GTGCTGATGTCCAGCTGCTCCCAGTGCCGCTCTTGTGAAGCCCTGGTGTACGACGAAGAGATAATGGCGGGCTGGACAGCTGATGACTCCAACCTGAATACCAACTGTCCTTTCTGTCGCACAGCCTTTCTTCCCTTGTTGCACGTCGAGTTTCATGACTTGCGCACAGCGACCGG gTTCTACATGAATCCCAGTGCCTCAGGAGACAGTATCCACAGCTACAGTACCCAGCCCACAGCCAGCAGCTCAGCTGATATTAAGACACCTGACCTTATCTCTTTCCCTGAAGAGGAACTAAGGGAGACGTCAGATAATCTGCCTGGAACACATAAGAG TCTGATTCCAGAGCCGGCGCAGTCGGACCCCCTTGGTCTCCTGGAGCATGAGGCAGCGGGGAAGCAGCAGAGATGCAGCGGGACGTCGCTGACGCGCAGCAACAGTGTTGGCGGCCCGCTGCAGAGCCTGGACTACTCCCAGAGACCTGGACATGGCGTctccaccaccagcctgccctgCAGCCTGCAGGAGGTGTCG GATGGCATGGGGACTAAACGGCCGAACCCCAAGCCTGTGTCCGTACCGTACCTCAGCCCCTTGGTGCTGCGCAAGGAGCTGGAGACCCTGTTGGAGAACGAGGGAGATCAG GTGATCTACACCCACAAGTTCCTCAGCCAGCACCCCATCATCTTCTGGAACCTGGTTTGGTATTTCCGTCGCCTGGACCTGCACACTCACCTACCTGGTCTCATCCTTACCTCCGAACACTGCAACAAAGGAGTACAG CTGCCCCTGACGTCACTGTCCCAGGACAGTAAGCAGGTATACGTCCAGCTCCTGTGGGACAACATTAACCTGCACCAGGAACATGGAGAGCCCCTCTACCTGCTCTGGAGGACTTTGC TGGAGAAGAAGGGGACGTTGGCTCCGACGGACCACCAGGAGATTCGCACCCTCCTCAACACAATTGTTCGCAACATCCAGACCAACGACGTCTACGGGCCAATCAACCTGTTGATCCGAGAGATCAAGCGGCGCCCTGATGGCGTCAAGCGGCAGAG GAGTATTTATCGAGAAATCTTGTTCCTCTCACTGGTGGCCTTGGGGAAGGAGAACATCGACGTAG AGGCCTTTGACAGGGAGTACCGCCTGGCTTACGACCAACTGAGCGCCGAGCAGCTCAAGTCTTTGCACCGCATTGATCGACCGCCCAGCCCCAGCGTCCAGTGGTGTCTTAAATGCTTCGGGACCCCCGTCATCTGA